The Candidatus Schekmanbacteria bacterium genomic interval CGAGTTCGTACGCTTTGACTGCCAGGGCGCAAGGGAGAAAGGTGACCCTCAGCTTCCGCAAGGAAAAGAGTATTGCATATTCGAAATCAAGATAAAGGGACAGGCAGCGTAAGATTCCTTTTGTAAATTAATTTGATTGTATAATGAAGGGCATCCTCAAAAAGGATGCCCTTTTTTTTAGCTAAAGCAGATAATTTATTTGTATCTTCGTTGATTCTTCTTGGAGAATTATATATACAAAAAGAACTACATAAAGCGGTATTGGAATAAATTATGAAAATTAGCGATTTAAAAAGAAGATTTTACAATTCACTTTCTTTCAAGCTGACCCTTCTGATGGGTATAACTCTCCTTTTAGTTTTTGTTTTCTCAACATCAATAATCGTTAAATTTTATTTTGCCGAGGCAAAAAGCAAGATTCTCAGCACAGCATCTTTTGTGGCAATGCTTATTAATAATAATCTTCGCCATGACATGCTGATCAATGACCGCGAAGGCATAAATAATTTTTTCAATGATATTTCTAAGCTGGAGGATCTTGTCAATGCAAGCATCATGGATGATCAGGGTATAATAAAATTTTCAACTAAGAAGAATGCCATAGGCATGAAAATAAGTATTGATGTTTTGCGGCAATACACTAACACCAAAGAGCATTTTGAATATAAACACACAGAAGGCGAGAGCGTCTGGTCAAATTTCTATGAAATTAGGGGAACACCTGAATGTTACCAGTGCCACAATAGATCAAAAAAAATAATCGGTTATCTTTCAGTTGATTTCTCAAGCAAGAAGATTGATGAAATGGTCGCCCGTGAAAAATATGTTATGATCATCACCGCTTTTGTCTCTATGGGTTTCATATCTTTTGCCCTCTTTTTATTCAATCATTATTTTGTTTATAAGCCCGTTAAAAAGCTTCACCGCCTTATTGAGGGAGTCAAAGCTGGTAATCTTGATGTAAAAGAGCGTTTTGACAGAAGGGATGAGATAGGAGGGCTTGGAAGAGACTTCAATCTGATGGTAAAAGAGTTAAAAGATGCGCGGATAAGTCTTGAAGAAAATCAGAAGAAAATTCTTGCCCAGTCTGAAAAGCTCGCCTCTCTTGGCCAGCTTGCATCAGGAATAGCCCATGAGATCCAGAACCCGCTTGCCGGTATTTCAGGGGCATTGCGCGTAATCCACTCTGAGTATTTATCACAACATACTGATCAGGAGCTGAAAGACATAATTGATAAAATCCTTTCCCAAATCGACCGTCTGTCAAAAACAACAAAAGATATCCTTAGTTTTGCCAGACCTTCGGTACCGATGTTTGTACCTACAAATATTAACAGCGTTATAGAGAAAAGTCTTTTTTTCGCAAGACAGAATGCAAAAAATAATGGTGTGGATATAAGGGAGGAACTCAGTAATGACATTCCTGAGACAAAGGCTGATTCTGAACTTTTAAAGCAGGTTTTTCTGAATATAATGCTGAATGGAATTCAATCCATGCCTGAAGGGGGTACCCTAACTGTGTCATCAGATATGGGAGATGGGGGAGTCAGTATAGTTGTATCTGTTTCTGATACAGGCTGCGGGATTCCAAAGGATAAACTTAAGAATATATTTAATCCGTTTTTTACAACTAAGCACCAGGGGACGGGGCTGGGTTTGTATATCGTTAAGGACATAGTTGACAGCCATAACGGCAGGATTGAAGTTGAAAGCAATAACAGCAAAGGGAGTATATTCAAAGTGTATATTCCTGTTATACAGGATTTATCATAAGTAATAATTATATCTGGATGGATAGAATTTATATGAGCAAAAAAATGTTGATTGTTGATGATGAAGAGTTGATCCGCTGGTCATTAAAAAAACAGCTAATATCCCATGGACATGATGTTGAAACTTTTGAAAGCGGAGAGAAGGCGATTAATTATTTTAAGAGCGGAGAAAAGGCTGATCTGATAATTATTGATTTTAAACTGCCGGGAATGACAGGACTTGAAACGACAGCGGAAATTAAAAAAATATATGATGACATAGTTGTCATAATGATTAC includes:
- a CDS encoding HAMP domain-containing protein, whose amino-acid sequence is MKISDLKRRFYNSLSFKLTLLMGITLLLVFVFSTSIIVKFYFAEAKSKILSTASFVAMLINNNLRHDMLINDREGINNFFNDISKLEDLVNASIMDDQGIIKFSTKKNAIGMKISIDVLRQYTNTKEHFEYKHTEGESVWSNFYEIRGTPECYQCHNRSKKIIGYLSVDFSSKKIDEMVAREKYVMIITAFVSMGFISFALFLFNHYFVYKPVKKLHRLIEGVKAGNLDVKERFDRRDEIGGLGRDFNLMVKELKDARISLEENQKKILAQSEKLASLGQLASGIAHEIQNPLAGISGALRVIHSEYLSQHTDQELKDIIDKILSQIDRLSKTTKDILSFARPSVPMFVPTNINSVIEKSLFFARQNAKNNGVDIREELSNDIPETKADSELLKQVFLNIMLNGIQSMPEGGTLTVSSDMGDGGVSIVVSVSDTGCGIPKDKLKNIFNPFFTTKHQGTGLGLYIVKDIVDSHNGRIEVESNNSKGSIFKVYIPVIQDLS